One genomic region from Halobacteriovoraceae bacterium encodes:
- a CDS encoding decarboxylase, which produces MDNEHRTFFIGPHFENSKLTQQMWNSVLDYYSKHRLDVFQNDPKWPLCEDNLQSIEILNSAMEELQTMLQKEVPTFTKRYIGHMLSDFSLPALLGHISVLLHNPNNASKEVAKIGSFLEIEAINLLCKMVGYEVKQSRGHFTSCGTLANFEAVWRARYRMDHFLSMALCLAKKSLLEKNLFEYMHMGWDEFYRIQNHYQISIEELMKYSATVKGPAEIARICSQLNLNYPLPALLVPSNCHYSWPKAMNLFGLGTEAVIKVKTDKNGHVSVTALRDEINKCKKQNRPILMITSVAGTTEFGGIDPIHDVESMLEEFKPLQFWHHVDAAYGGFFCSLLDRPKESMLRLEVINALQALRKVDSITIDPHKLGYVPYACGAILTKNPDNYIVSRIDAPYLIRDKYVDHPGWSTTIEGSRSATGAGAVWLSSQCLPFNSNGLGTILKKGLRTKIMLEKILTENLEEIYFTPTADTNILCFCLAKKGQSLSEVNKRSQKIFEFFSEGPDFAVSKTILTKVSYEKLILQMISNWEGVDDDENLYVIRLVLMSPYADDDGQTKDLYLNFAEFLKDL; this is translated from the coding sequence ATGGATAATGAACACAGAACTTTTTTTATAGGACCTCATTTTGAGAACTCTAAATTAACTCAACAAATGTGGAATAGCGTTTTAGATTATTATTCAAAACATAGACTCGACGTTTTCCAAAATGATCCCAAATGGCCTTTATGCGAAGACAATTTACAATCTATTGAAATTTTAAACTCTGCAATGGAAGAACTTCAAACAATGCTACAAAAAGAAGTTCCCACTTTTACTAAAAGATATATCGGACATATGCTCTCTGATTTCTCCTTACCGGCCCTACTTGGACACATTTCAGTACTTCTTCATAATCCAAATAATGCTTCGAAAGAAGTTGCAAAAATAGGATCTTTTCTCGAAATTGAGGCCATAAATCTTCTGTGTAAAATGGTTGGTTATGAAGTAAAACAAAGTAGAGGACACTTTACTTCATGTGGAACTTTGGCCAATTTTGAAGCAGTTTGGCGAGCTAGATATAGAATGGATCATTTTTTATCGATGGCACTTTGTCTAGCAAAAAAATCTTTACTCGAAAAAAACTTATTTGAATACATGCACATGGGGTGGGACGAGTTTTATCGAATTCAAAACCATTATCAGATTTCAATTGAAGAACTAATGAAGTACTCTGCGACTGTAAAAGGACCTGCTGAAATTGCACGTATCTGTTCACAATTAAATCTAAATTATCCATTGCCAGCTCTTTTAGTCCCAAGTAATTGTCACTATTCCTGGCCAAAGGCCATGAATCTATTTGGACTTGGTACAGAAGCAGTGATTAAAGTTAAAACTGACAAGAATGGACATGTATCAGTAACAGCACTACGTGATGAAATTAATAAATGTAAAAAGCAAAACAGACCAATACTAATGATCACAAGTGTGGCCGGAACAACTGAGTTTGGTGGAATTGACCCTATTCATGATGTTGAGTCAATGCTTGAAGAATTTAAACCATTGCAATTCTGGCATCACGTTGATGCAGCTTATGGAGGCTTTTTTTGTAGTCTCCTCGATCGGCCTAAAGAATCAATGCTCAGACTAGAAGTCATTAATGCTCTTCAAGCTCTAAGAAAAGTAGACTCAATCACAATTGATCCTCATAAACTAGGATATGTGCCTTACGCTTGTGGAGCAATTTTAACTAAAAATCCAGATAATTATATTGTTAGTCGAATAGATGCTCCTTACCTGATCCGTGATAAATATGTGGATCATCCAGGATGGTCTACCACAATTGAGGGATCGAGATCTGCCACTGGAGCAGGGGCCGTTTGGTTAAGCTCTCAATGTTTACCATTCAACTCAAATGGGCTTGGTACTATTTTAAAAAAAGGACTCAGAACAAAAATAATGCTAGAGAAAATTTTAACAGAGAATCTAGAAGAGATTTACTTTACCCCAACTGCAGATACAAATATTCTCTGTTTTTGCTTGGCCAAAAAAGGTCAAAGTCTGTCAGAGGTTAATAAAAGATCTCAAAAAATATTTGAGTTCTTTAGTGAAGGCCCTGATTTTGCTGTAAGTAAAACTATTTTAACCAAAGTTTCCTACGAAAAGTTAATCCTTCAAATGATCAGCAATTGGGAAGGCGTTGATGATGATGAGAATTTATACGTTATAAGACTTGTACTTATGAGCCCTTATGCAGACGATGATGGCCAAACAAAAGATCTCTATTTAAATTTTGCTGAATTCTTAAAAGACCTATAA
- a CDS encoding dicarboxylate/amino acid:cation symporter: protein MNSVNKLFDTLSYLNPRSLKSLYGHIIVLVETKLWAKVLAGMLFGVCFGVMLSTSGPLSKQLENYNSSIETLMAWLVFPAKFFLKLIKMVIIPLIFSSIIRGLASTNDVTQMKKLGIRFTIFVLVNTILASLLGILLTSFIGPGRGLSLKASGVISQNVSEGNIFSFGPDTILEIIPLNPLSSFVEGQMLDVVILSIIGGIAFLSIQKDQAKSVMDMLEVIQEICMTVISWAMRLAPYAVFGMMAQVTSSTGLKSLQNMAMYVLVCFIGFISFIIFYSIIVSIFKRISPLEFLKKSSTAILLAFSTSSSAATMPVSMKIAEDDLKVDPSTARFLIPLGTTVNMAGSAIWHTSAVIFLSQAYNINLSLPQISIVVATSIASAIGSPGVPGVGVGILASVLVKVGVPIEGVSLILGVDRIIDMGCTTVNVAGDLTASKIFSKI from the coding sequence ATGAACTCTGTAAATAAACTCTTTGATACTTTGTCGTATCTAAATCCTCGATCATTAAAGAGTCTATACGGACATATCATTGTCCTGGTAGAAACTAAACTGTGGGCAAAAGTTTTAGCTGGGATGCTCTTTGGTGTTTGTTTTGGAGTGATGTTATCAACTTCTGGCCCTTTGAGTAAACAATTAGAAAATTACAATAGTTCAATAGAAACTCTTATGGCCTGGTTAGTATTTCCTGCAAAATTTTTTTTAAAACTAATTAAAATGGTCATTATCCCATTAATCTTTTCTAGTATAATCCGTGGCCTCGCCTCTACAAACGATGTTACTCAAATGAAAAAATTAGGAATAAGATTTACAATTTTTGTTTTGGTCAACACAATTCTTGCCTCGCTCCTTGGAATTTTACTGACTTCATTTATTGGACCTGGAAGAGGATTATCCCTAAAGGCATCTGGAGTCATTTCTCAAAATGTAAGTGAGGGGAATATATTTTCTTTTGGGCCTGATACAATTTTAGAAATTATTCCCTTAAATCCACTTTCTTCATTTGTAGAAGGCCAGATGCTTGATGTCGTTATTTTATCTATTATTGGTGGAATTGCTTTTTTATCCATTCAAAAAGATCAGGCCAAAAGTGTAATGGATATGTTAGAAGTCATTCAAGAAATTTGTATGACCGTCATATCCTGGGCCATGAGATTGGCCCCCTATGCAGTGTTTGGTATGATGGCCCAAGTTACTTCCTCAACTGGTCTAAAGTCCTTACAAAATATGGCCATGTATGTACTTGTTTGTTTCATAGGATTTATTTCATTTATTATTTTTTATTCTATTATAGTTTCAATTTTTAAAAGAATTTCACCACTTGAATTTTTAAAGAAATCTTCCACAGCTATTTTACTTGCATTTTCAACATCATCTAGTGCGGCCACAATGCCAGTGTCTATGAAAATAGCTGAAGATGATCTAAAAGTTGATCCTTCTACGGCCAGGTTTTTGATACCCTTGGGAACTACTGTCAATATGGCCGGTTCTGCAATCTGGCATACCTCTGCAGTGATTTTTTTGAGTCAGGCCTATAATATAAACTTATCTCTACCACAAATATCAATAGTCGTAGCGACTTCAATTGCAAGTGCAATAGGGAGCCCTGGTGTACCGGGTGTTGGTGTTGGGATCTTAGCATCTGTACTTGTTAAAGTTGGAGTACCGATCGAGGGTGTAAGCCTTATATTGGGTGTTGATAGGATAATTGACATGGGATGTACAACCGTGAACGTGGCCGGTGATTTAACGGCCAGTAAAATATTTAGCAAGATCTAA